Proteins encoded by one window of Microplitis demolitor isolate Queensland-Clemson2020A chromosome 6, iyMicDemo2.1a, whole genome shotgun sequence:
- the LOC103579831 gene encoding F-actin-monooxygenase Mical isoform X6, whose protein sequence is MMQDHGHQSSRKTLVASPEVAMASEVFDLFCNAATLKSILGHFRHLCDLLNMRPNAFPQFYPKFKSKLRSWKAQALWKKFDQRANHKCYNRGKACPNSRVLIIGGGPCGLRAAIEAQLLGAKVVVVEKRDRMSRNNVLHLWPFVIQDLRALGAKKFFGKFCAGSIDHISIRQLQCILLKVALILGVEFHEGVSFDALIPPPENQDEGKIGWRAKTTPHDHPVSQYEFDVLIGADGKRNTLEGFKRKEFRGKLAIAITANFINKRTEAEARVEEISGVAFIFNQKFFKELYQETGIDLENIVYYKDDTHYFVMTAKKHSLIDKGVILQDHADTAKLLAKENVDRDALMLYAREAADFSTQYQMMDMEFAVNHYGQPDVAMFDFTSMYAAENASRVIERHGHRLLMTLVGDSLLEPFWPTGSGCARGFLSSMDAGWAIKGWGASLSPLEVLAERESIYRLLGQTTPENLNRDYAAYTLDPHTRYPNLNVRSVSTIQVRGLLDTDDPDNIKPPSVQSSVDVPKKRRRRDTQIHPDTLLHWLQKQVALYDNVKITDMTSSFKDGMAVCAIVHRYRPDLIDFNSLKSDDVEKNNQLAYDVLEKELGISPIMTGEEMAQCDVPDKLAMFSYLTQIYEAFRGEIPHIKHPKLEPEIDDNPLFNKQLGQTLGTKVQLNRLPKHETPIRPRHSRFSRHNNENIQAIVDKKTEGSLGRRSRKRRSNEKMGATVDREPKMLLQHKGGMDDDFSGRIKDIEDKLRGTTSSEKKPRDLLRAIGKIEKTDWNVKEIEKKIEENKLGKGVRQDKVERVPKWSREQFLARQIKMEKKGRDPNEPERKYAEIDNTLKCIDRKIKEGNILGHNKVSAMAEQFANKNQDTEQKVQRSNSKAAIILPTQGGSEMCHFCDKRVYLMERLTAEGKFFHRGCFRCEYCSTSLRIGNHTFDRDKNGGRFYCTQHFGLPGTIKTRIERKKLPLLNKENIPETSEKKKLTVEKVHTLKPPLDGVAGLDLLDRGQTPERIEFENLAEMSDAEEAHSQMDEDEWTDRNFGASAAEMGSSDDISDMSDSDEENEIYEEAIDQPLTTEGTIELAKNWTLRYSHPHTATGNSDTGSNEYEDSSDEYTSEDEESGTATEDEEDVRARELRKQEVWLKVPPRESDTETGSETEVASDEDSSEDRRENSATEISTDSEFEHDGTTPTQNELPEITINDCFIRKTRGQYVEPKKVQVKSKIISPVNGKIKPDEKHETGSTNKTSIIKTNNLPVRPVNVNAVPLVNPRKGDYLLNRTHSTEGIASKLSLELKKRYLLGGSVLGGTVMKSGSTSNVDTKLRNLTDSISQYQKLLNPAPEPSPTMQAFLQGTNKLRSTSNIPLSPIASTEILTRSPLKTIKLPEINTAKEHTNISLPDLIKETNIMKSKTDPNIICTGPVKEVKEIDINKKEDIEEKDVSEVIIKEQVPETRNEQVNKNEKIGSSCGVNEDSHSKHFLHEASADALEVKWSKVSTEKQEDDNSSDDSEMDSDSLSSNSKSDANKEKNRDIENKELEINLSSRSQIHSTPENLLIDNQDDKFKEEDMAMTFEPDSIECFLNVRDEMKEEKIQNPEPSRPINLWSRSSNDDNKNSVYDIETVNNNFKHIDLKENRSSISNCSSPTSMASIISNKQDDSVENDVTTAALTETEFSEWARDGEELVAADLKDAEFDISSRGNLSLNKLRGNARIAKEEEDLTDIDTSERIFSYPDRTEIPTNDTSKLLVNGEDLDYMDTDNESLLDSLRDATNIPLIKNRGYVEFVNVTGILSSSPKKCRSPHVDAPIAKAEAEPELCSDEDKYDDNVIKINLVTVDDVRNRLSNCTIKPEQKDNDKSKEESLIVEAINHDVVQSMDEDSLLVVEPAEDTTTSELTTILASPVGPVPESQIIQSKVSNESCKLEENNPDYLEYVKRLQSRIAEFSNAKDSIDVRKSKRKNSKNALQERSAEIISEEIKSQGAGSNQSYNSPATSRKLEEITRERSKQKNLIQDLLMDKIEAHKQKSAEKKAKRAARNASFNSGMQLFSPKPPLDSPEPSLNQSSITTSATSTPTRTTFAEAKKSLDTPGANEKQFDAKKSQESSNNDTIHKKSQGNIYSDENNSDKMSKMSEKFKTPIAPPRSKHEEARRTAEKAKQEARERARLKSDEDLGLSPEDRIKQLRLKVTRRQLSMEDRRKCENEIIPDLKTRAYSFTFQKSECLLQPSKSTDNMKALAKKMAIDLPPATSAKSMSELVYNKDSDGKISLDTVVKRDKKKTKDPERRKSIIQAVSDFFKKKDTTSSPTSPKDKTSGFCRLTTRLKERGKIDKLNRKWFSDECDIDKLDRKFDERPKSVCEAMLIENLPFESSPPVPPPPLNYPECTVHISADDSLSEEDSKMTSLSYSQLQKNANVDGSCNSISRKLKNTKKLVRQAQLKRLRTAQEIQRKLEETEVKQRDLESRGVSVEKALRGEGESSGREETDLLGEWFDLMRERTELRRYEKELLVRAQEVQLEDRHDRLQQELRERLADDDEKKTSADVKKEGEILTEMLEIAAKRDSLIALLEEERQRWRRLSCPTFIAHYCTSSKQSINSRTLISILHSPIFILTIIIIFIFFFYPVDIFLSYYF, encoded by the exons ATGATGCAGGATCATGGTCATCAGTCAAGCAGAAAGACACTGGTAGCCTCGCCAGAAGTAGCGATGGCGAGTGAGGTCTTTGATCTCTTCTGCAATGCCGCAACATTAAAATCCATTCTTGGACACTTTCGGCATCTTTGCGATCTTCTTAATATGCGGCCTAATGCTTTTCCACAATTTTATCCCAAGTTCAAGTCGAAATTGAGGTCATGGAAGGCTCAAGCGCTCTGGAAAAAATTCGACCAACGAGCTAATCACAAATGCTATAATAGAGGCAAAGCTTGTCCTAATTCTAGA GTACTGATAATCGGTGGTGGTCCATGTGGTCTAAGAGCAGCAATAGAAGCTCAATTATTGGGAGCTAAAGTTGTAGTGGTAGAAAAAAGAGATCGTATGTCTCGAAATAATGTTCTTCATCTTTGGCCTTTTGTAATTCAAGATTTGCGGGCTTTAGGagcaaaaaaattctttggtAAATTCTGTGCTGGATCAATAGATCATATAAGCATACGTCAATTGCAATGTATTCTTCTAAAAGTTGCTTTAATTTTGGGAGTTGAATTTCACGAAGGCGTAAGTTTTGATGCTTTAATTCCACCGCCTGAAAATCAAGATGAAGGAAAAATTGGTTGGAGAGCTAAAACTACACCTCATGATCATCCAGTATCTCAATACGAATTTGATGTGCTTATTGGTGCTGATGGAAAAAGAAATACACTAGAAGgttttaaaagaaaagaatttcGTGGTAAATTAGCAATTGCGATAACCGcgaattttatcaataaacgaACTGAAGCAGAAGCACGTGTTGAGGAGATAAGTGGcgttgcttttatttttaatcaaaaattttttaaggaatTATATCAAGAAACAGGAATTGAtcttgaaaatattgtttattataaagatGATACCCATTATTTTGTTATGACTGCAAAAAAACACAGTCTTATTGATAAAGGAGTTATTCTTCAAGACCATGCAGATACAGCGAAATTATTAGCTAAAGAAAATGTTGATAGAGACGCATTAATGCTTTATGCTCGAGAAGCAGCTGATTTTTCAACTCAATATCAAATGATGGATATGGAGTTTGCTGTAAATCATTATGGGCAACCAGACGTTGCAATGTTTGATTTTACCTCAATGTACGCTGCTGAAAATGCAAGTAGAGTTATAGAAAGACATGGCCACAGATTATTAATGACTTTAGTCGGCGATAGTTTACTGGAACCTTTTTGGCCAACTGGTTCAGGTTGTGCGAGAGGTTTTTTAAGCTCAATGGATGCCGGTTGGGCCATCAAAGGATGGGGTGCATCTTTATCACCATTAGAAGTGCTTGCAGAGCGCGAATCAATTTATAGATTACTTGGGCAAACAACACCAGAAAATCTTAACCGTGATTATGCTGCTTACACATTAGATCCACACACTAGATATCCCAATCTCAACGTTAGATCTGTTTCAACTATTCAAGTACGAGGACTTCTTGATACTGATGATCCTGACAATATTAAACCACCATCTGTCCAGTCTTCGGTTGATGTACCAAAAAAACGAAGACGCAGAGATACCCAAATCCACCCTGATACACTTTTGCACTGGTTGCAAAAACAAGTGGCTTTATATGACAACGTTAAAATAACAGACATGACGTCATCATTCAAAGATGGTATGGCAGTATGCGCTATTGTTCATCGATATCGACCGGACTTGATAGACTTTAATTCTCTCAAGTCTGATgatgtggaaaaaaataatcaattggCCTATGATGTACTAGAAAAAGAGCTAGGTATTTCACCG ATAATGACAGGTGAAGAAATGGCCCAGTGCGATGTTCCTGATAAACTTGCTATGTTTTCCTATCTTACTCAAATATATGAGGCTTTCCGCGGTGAAATACCTCATATAAAACATCCAAAACTC GAACCGGAAATAGATGATAATCCattgtttaataaacaattggGACAAACACTTGGAACAAAAGTACAACTCAATCGTTTACCGAAACACGAAACACCAATACGACCGAGACACTCGCGTTTTTCACGTCAcaacaatgaaaatattcaaGCAATTGTGGATAAAAAAACTGAAGGAAGTCTTGGAAGAAGATCTCGAAAACGACgtagtaatgaaaaaatggGAGCTACGGTC gatAGGGAACCGAAAATGCTTTTACAGCATAAAGGTGGCATGGATGATGACTTTTCTGGTAGAATTAAAGATATAGAAGATAAGCTTCGGGGGACTACATCCTCAGAGAAAAAACCTCGAGATCTTTTACGAGCTATtg gtaaaattgaaaaaaccgATTGGAATGtgaaagaaattgaaaaaaaaattgaagagaaTAAACTTGGTAAAGGAGTACGGCAAGATAAAGTAGAAAGAGTTCCAAAATGGAGTCGGGAACAGTTTCTTGCTcgtcaaataaaaatggaaaaaaaaggtCGTGATCCAAATGAACCCGAACGTAAATATGCTGAAATCGATAATACATTAAAATGTATCGACCGAAAAATTAAAGAAGGTAATATCTTGGGACATAATAAAGTATCTGCAATGGCAGAGCAATTTGCtaataaaaatcaagataCTGAACAAAAAGTTCAAAGATCG AATTCTAAAGCTGCAATTATTCTGCCAACACAGGGAGGCTCGGAAATGTGCCATTTTTGTGATAAAAGAGTATATTTAATGGAGAGATTGACTGCCGagggtaaattttttcatcgggGCTGTTTCCGATGTGAATACTGTTCAACTTCTTTACGCATTGGAAATCATACCTTCGACAGGGATAAAAATGGTGGTCGTTTTTATTGTACTCAACACTTTGGATTACCAGGAACAATAAAAACAAGAATAGAAAGGAAAAAACTTCCGTTacttaataaagaaaatattccGGAAACTTCTGAAAAGAAGAAACTAACAGTagaaaag GTACACACATTAAAACCACCGTTGGATGGAGTAGCTGGCTTAGATCTTCTTGATCGTGGACAAACACCTGAGAGAATAGAATTTGAGAACTTGGCAGAAATGTCAGATGCCGAAGAGGCGCATAGTCAAATGGATGAAGATGAATGGACAGATAGAAATTTTGGTGCTTCAGCTGCAGAAATGGGATCCAGTGATGATATTTCAGATATGag TGATTCTGATGAAGAAAACGAAATCTACGAAGAAGCAATTGATCAGCCGCTGACAACAGAAGGTACAATTGAACTCGCAAAAAACTGGACCCTGAGGTACTCTCACCCACACACGGCAACCGGAAACTCCGACACCGGTAGCAACGAGTACGAAGATTCTAGTGATGAATATACAAGCGAAG ACGAAGAAAGTGGCACAGCAACCGAAGACGAAGAAGACGTACGTGCCAGGGAGCTGAGGAAGCAGGAGGTGTGGCTGAAGGTACCACCGCGGGAGTCCGACACGGAGACTGGCTCAGAAACTGAG GTCGCATCAGATGAAGACTCAAGTGAAGATCGTCGTGAAAATTCAGCAACTGAAATTTCGACGGATTCAGAATTCGAACATGATGGTACAACTCCAACACAAAATGAACTTCCAGAGATAACAATAAATGATTGTTTTATACGTAAAACACGTGGTCAGTATGTTGAGCCAAAGAAAGTAcaagtaaaaagtaaaataatatctcCGGTTAATGGCAAAATAAAACCGGATGAAAAACATGAAACTGGTTCTACAAATAAAACaagtattattaaaacaaataatttacctGTACGACCAGTTAATGTTAATGCAGTGCCTTTAGTAAATCCACGTAAAggtgattatttattgaaccGTACTCATTCAACTGAAGGAATTGCTTCAAAATTATCACtggaattgaaaaaaagatatttattagGTGGATCAGTATTAGGTGGTACTGTTATGAAGTCTGGATCAACGTCAAATGTCGATACTAAATTACGAAATTTGACTGATTCTATTTctcaatatcaaaaattattaaacccTGCGCCTGAGCCTAGTCCTACTATGCAAGCGTTTTTGCAAGGCACTAATAAGTTAAGATCCACTTCTAATATTCCATTATCTCCTATTGCATCGACAGAAATATTAACTAGGTCTCCATTGAAAACTATTAAGTTACCAGAAATAAATACTGCTAAAGAGCACACGAATATTTCTTTGCCAGATTTAATCAAAGAAACGAATATCATGAAATCTAAAACAGACCCAAATATTATTTGCACTGGACCTGTAAAAGAAGTTAAagaaattgatattaataaaaaagaagataTAGAAGAAAAAGATGTAAGTGAAGTAATAATCAAAGAGCAAGTTCCAGAAACTCGCAATGAACaagtaaacaaaaatgaaaagatcGGAAGTAGTTGTGGTGTTAACGAAGATTCTCattcaaaacattttttacacGAAGCATCTGCTGATGCCCTAGAAGTAAAATGGAGTAAAGTATCAACTGAAAAACAAGAAGATGATAATAGCAGTGATGATTCTGAAATGGATAGCGATTCTCTTTCATCCAATTCTAAGAGTGATGcaaataaagagaaaaatagaGACATCGAAAATAAAgaacttgaaataaatttatcatctcGATCACAAATTCACAGCACGCcagaaaatttgttaattgacAATCaagatgataaatttaaagaagaaGATATGGCAATGACATTCGAACCAGATTCTAtagaatgttttttaaatgtcagaGATGAaatgaaagaagaaaaaattcagaatCCAGAACCATCAAGACCAATAAATTTGTGGTCACGTTCAtcaaatgatgataataaaaattcagtataCGATATAGAAacagttaataataattttaaacatatagatttaaaagaaaatcgtTCAAGTATCAGTAACTGCAGCAGTCCAACATCAATGGCCTcgattatttcaaataaacaagATGATTCTGTAGAAAATGATGTAACAACTGCGGCATTAACTGAAACAGAATTTTCCGAATGGGCGCGAGATGGTGAAGAATTAGTAGCCGCGGATTTAAAAGATGCTGAGTTTGATATCAGTTCGAGAGGTAAtttgtcattaaataaattacgagGTAATGCGAGGATTGctaaagaagaagaagatttAACTGATATCGATACATCGGAACGTATTTTTAGTTATCCAGATCGAACAGAAATACCAACAAATGACACATCAAAATTGTTAGTTAACGGTGAAGACCTCGATTATATGGACACAGATAATGAATCTTTATTAGATAGTTTACGAGATGCAACAAACATACCGTTAATTAAAAACCGTGGGTATGTTGAGTTCGTAAACGTAACTGGAATATTATCTTCAAGTCCTAAAAAATGTCGATCGCCACATGTTGACGCCCCGATAGCTAAAGCAGAAGCTGAACCAGAACTATGTTCCGATGAGGATAAATATGATGacaatgttattaaaataaatcttgtAACTGTTGATGATGTGAGAAATCGTTTGAGTAATTGTACAATTAAACCAGAACAAAAAGATAATGATAAATCAAAAGAAGAATCGTTGATAGTTGAAGCTATTAATCACGATGTCGTACAGTCTATGGACGAAGACAGTTTGTTAGTTGTTGAACCTGCGGAAGATACAACGACTAGTGAACTTACAACAATATTAGCTAGTCCTGTAGGTCCTGTACCAGAAAGTCAAATCATACAATCAAAAGTTAGTAATGAAAGTTGTAaattagaagaaaataatCCCGATTATCTTGAATATGTCAAACGGTTACAATCTAGAATTGCGGAATTTAGTAATGCTAAGGATTCAATAGATGTAAGAAAATCTAAAcgtaaaaattctaaaaacgCATTGCAAGAGCGTTCAGCTGAAATTATttctgaagaaataaaaagtcaaGGGGCTGGATCTAATCAAAGTTATAACTCACCTGCAACATCAAGAAAACTTGAAGAAATAACTCGAGAACgttctaaacaaaaaaatcttattcaAGATTTATTGATGGATAAAATAGAAGCACATAAACAAAAATCTGCtgaaaaaaaagctaaaagaGCTGCTAGAAATGCATCATTTAATTCAGGCATGCAATTATTTTCTCCAAAACCACCTCTTGATTCACCCGAACCATCATTAAATCAGTCATCAATTACAACATCTGCAACGAGCACTCCAACGCGTACAACTTTTGCTGAAGCAAAAAAATCTCTTGATACTCCAGGGGcaaatgaaaaacaatttgATGCTAAAAAATCACAAGAAAGTTCTAATAATGATActatacataaaaaatcacagggaaatatttattcagaTGAAAACAATTCGGATAAAATGAGTAAAATGagtgaaaaattcaaaactccGATTGCACCACCGAGATCTAAACATGAGGAAGCAAGAAGAACTGCTGAAAAAGCTAAGCAAGAAGCACGAGAAAGAGCGAGATTAAAAAGTGATGAGGATTTAGGTTTGAGTCCTGAAGATAGAATAAAACAATTGCGATTAAAGGTAACACGAAGACAATTGTCAATGGAAGATAGACGAAAAtgtgaaaatgaaataattcctGATTTAAAAACCAGAGCTTACAgttttacttttcaaaaatctgaaTGTTTATTACAACCAAGTAAAAGTACTGACAATATGAAAgcattagcaaaaaaaatggcTATTGATCTTCCACCGGCAACTAGTGCCAAGTCAATGAGTGAACTCGTTTACAATAAAGATTCTgatggaaaaatttctttagatACTGTTGTTAAACgtgataagaaaaaaactaaagatccagaaagaagaaaaagtaTTATTCAAGCTGTGtctgatttttttaagaaaaaagatACAACTTCGTCGCCAACAAGCCCAAAAGACAAGACTTCAGGGTTCTGTAGGCTGACTACTAGATTGAAAGAAAGAGGAAag ATTGACAAATTAAATCGTAAATGGTTTTCGGATGAGTGCGAT attGACAAATTAGATCGTAAATTTGATGAACGGCCTAAAAGTGTTTGCGAAGCAATgcttattgaaaatttaccgTTCGAATCATCTCCGCCTGTACCACCACCTCCACTTAATTATCCTGAGTGTACAGTACATATTTCag caGATGATAGTTTATCTGAAGAAGATTCAAAAATGACGTCACTATCATATtcacaattacaaaaaaacgcAAACGTTGACGGATCATGTAATAGTATatcacgtaaattaaaaaacactaaaaaattagttcgTCAAGCTCAATTAAAGCGTTTGAGAACGGCGCAAGAAATCCAACGAAAACTCGAAGAAACAGAAGTTAAACAACGTGACTTAGAAAGCAGAGGAGTAAGTGTAGAAAAAGCACTTCGTGGCGAAGGAGAATCTTCTGGACGTGAAGAGACTGATTTATTAGGCGAGTGGTTTGATTTGATGCGAGAACGTACTGAGTTACGTCGTTATGAGAAAGAACTTTTGGTTCGAGCTCAAGAAGTTCAATTAGAAGATCGTCACGACAGATTGCAACAAGAATTACGTGAAAGATTAGCTGACGAtg atgaaaaaaaaacatccgCAGATGTTAAAAAAGAAGGAGAAATATTAACCGAAATGTTAGAAATCGCAGCGAAACGGGACTCTCTGATAGCGCTACTTGAAGAGGAACGACAAAGGTGGCGTAGACTCTCGTGTCCAACATTCATTGCACATTATTGCACAAGCTCTAAACAATCCATTAACTCTCGTACACTTATTTCAATCCTACACTcaccaatatttattttaacaataataataatctttattttttttttctatcccgtagatatttttttgtcttactATTTCTAA